The following coding sequences lie in one Delphinus delphis chromosome 9, mDelDel1.2, whole genome shotgun sequence genomic window:
- the CCM2 gene encoding cerebral cavernous malformations 2 protein isoform X2 — protein MHSNYRQRGRNQNSSREIPPHTDSPAGCSMENEPGIVSPFKRVFLKGEKSRDKKAHEKVTERRPLHTVVLSLPERVEPDRLLSDYIEKEVKYLGQLTSIPGYLNPSSRTEILHYIDNAKRAHQLPGHLTQEHDAVISLSAYNVKLAWRDGEDTILRVPIHDIAAVSYVRDDASHLVVLKTAQDPGISPSQSLCAESSRGLTAGSLSESGVGPVEACCLVILAVESKVAAEELCSLLGQVFQIVYTESTIDFLDRAIFDGASTPTHHLSLHSDDSSTKVDMKESYETEASTFSFPECAHAGGVSPLSFCTQTAPHAKTVSESELSATAAELLQDYMLTLRTKLSSQEIQQFAALLHEYRDGASVHEFCINLRQLYGDSRKFLLLGLRPFIPEKDSQHFENFLETIGVKDGRGIITDSFGRYRRAMSSTSTSTSNGNRAAGSSDDQSAPSEGDEWDRMISDISNDIEALGCSMDQDSA, from the exons CCTGGAATTGTGTCGCCGTTTAAACGAGTATTCCTAAAAGGTGAAAAGAGTAGAGATAAGAAAGCCCATGAGAAGGTGACAGAGAGGCGCCCTCTGCACACTGTGGTGCTGTCCCTGCCTGAGCGCGTCGAGCCCGACAGACTGCTGAGCGACTATATCGAGAAGGAGGTGAAG TACTTAGGTCAGTTAACATCCATCCCAGGATACCTGAATCCCTCCAGTAGGACTGAAATCCTGCATTACATAGACAATGCAAAG AGAGCCCACCAGCTCCCCGGACACCTGACCCAGGAGCATGACGCTGTGATCAGCCTGTCTGCCTACAACGTCAAGCTGGCCTGGAGGGACGGGGAGGACACCATCCTCAGGGTCCCCATCCATGACATCGCCGCCGTGTCCTACGTGCGGGATGACGCCTCACACCTGGTGGTCCTAAAGACAG CCCAGGACCCCGGCATCTCCCCCAGCCAGAGTTTGTGTGCAGAAAGTTCCAGAGGCCTCACCGCAGGCTCCCTGTCAGAGAGTGGAGTGGGGCCTGTGGAGGCATGCTGCCTGGTGATCCTGGCCGTGGAGAGCAAG GTCGCCGCAGAAGAGCTGTGCTCCCTGCTCGGCCAGGTCTTCCAGATCGTGTACACGGAGTCCACCATCGACTTCCTGGACAGAGCCATATTTGACGGGGCCTCGACACCCACCCACCACCTGTCCCTTCACAGTG ACGACTCTTCCACAAAGGTGGACATGAAGGAGTCCTACGAGACGGAAGCCAGCACTTT CTCCTTCCCCGAGTGTGCGCATGCAGGCGGCGTGTCGCCCTTGTCCTTCTGCACGCAGACGGCGCCCCACGCCAAGACGGTCAGTGAGAGCGAGCTGAGCGCCACGGCCGCCGAGCTGCTGCAGGACTACATGCTCACG CTGCGCACCAAGCTGTCGTCGCAGGAGATCCAGCAGTTCGCAGCGCTGCTGCATGAGTACCGCGACGGAGCCTCGGTGCACGAGTTCTGCATCAACCTGCGGCAGCTCTACGGGGACAGCCGCAAGTTCCTGCTGCTTG GTCTGCGGCCCTTCATCCCCGAGAAGGACAGCCAGCACTTCGAGAACTTCCTGGAGACCATCGGGGTGAAGGATGGCCGCGGGATCATCACCGACAGCTTCGGCAGGTACCGCCGGGCCATgagctccacctccacctccacctccaacgGGAACAGGGCCGCGGGCAGCTCTGATGACCAGTCCGCGCCCTCGGAGGGGGACGAGTGGGACCGCATGATCTCGGACATCAGCAACGACATCGAGGCGCTGGGCTGCAGCATGGACCAGGACTCGGCCTGA
- the CCM2 gene encoding cerebral cavernous malformations 2 protein isoform X6: MEEEGKKGKKYLGQLTSIPGYLNPSSRTEILHYIDNAKRAHQLPGHLTQEHDAVISLSAYNVKLAWRDGEDTILRVPIHDIAAVSYVRDDASHLVVLKTAQDPGISPSQSLCAESSRGLTAGSLSESGVGPVEACCLVILAVESKVAAEELCSLLGQVFQIVYTESTIDFLDRAIFDGASTPTHHLSLHSDDSSTKVDMKESYETEASTFSFPECAHAGGVSPLSFCTQTAPHAKTVSESELSATAAELLQDYMLTLRTKLSSQEIQQFAALLHEYRDGASVHEFCINLRQLYGDSRKFLLLGLRPFIPEKDSQHFENFLETIGVKDGRGIITDSFGRYRRAMSSTSTSTSNGNRAAGSSDDQSAPSEGDEWDRMISDISNDIEALGCSMDQDSA, translated from the exons TACTTAGGTCAGTTAACATCCATCCCAGGATACCTGAATCCCTCCAGTAGGACTGAAATCCTGCATTACATAGACAATGCAAAG AGAGCCCACCAGCTCCCCGGACACCTGACCCAGGAGCATGACGCTGTGATCAGCCTGTCTGCCTACAACGTCAAGCTGGCCTGGAGGGACGGGGAGGACACCATCCTCAGGGTCCCCATCCATGACATCGCCGCCGTGTCCTACGTGCGGGATGACGCCTCACACCTGGTGGTCCTAAAGACAG CCCAGGACCCCGGCATCTCCCCCAGCCAGAGTTTGTGTGCAGAAAGTTCCAGAGGCCTCACCGCAGGCTCCCTGTCAGAGAGTGGAGTGGGGCCTGTGGAGGCATGCTGCCTGGTGATCCTGGCCGTGGAGAGCAAG GTCGCCGCAGAAGAGCTGTGCTCCCTGCTCGGCCAGGTCTTCCAGATCGTGTACACGGAGTCCACCATCGACTTCCTGGACAGAGCCATATTTGACGGGGCCTCGACACCCACCCACCACCTGTCCCTTCACAGTG ACGACTCTTCCACAAAGGTGGACATGAAGGAGTCCTACGAGACGGAAGCCAGCACTTT CTCCTTCCCCGAGTGTGCGCATGCAGGCGGCGTGTCGCCCTTGTCCTTCTGCACGCAGACGGCGCCCCACGCCAAGACGGTCAGTGAGAGCGAGCTGAGCGCCACGGCCGCCGAGCTGCTGCAGGACTACATGCTCACG CTGCGCACCAAGCTGTCGTCGCAGGAGATCCAGCAGTTCGCAGCGCTGCTGCATGAGTACCGCGACGGAGCCTCGGTGCACGAGTTCTGCATCAACCTGCGGCAGCTCTACGGGGACAGCCGCAAGTTCCTGCTGCTTG GTCTGCGGCCCTTCATCCCCGAGAAGGACAGCCAGCACTTCGAGAACTTCCTGGAGACCATCGGGGTGAAGGATGGCCGCGGGATCATCACCGACAGCTTCGGCAGGTACCGCCGGGCCATgagctccacctccacctccacctccaacgGGAACAGGGCCGCGGGCAGCTCTGATGACCAGTCCGCGCCCTCGGAGGGGGACGAGTGGGACCGCATGATCTCGGACATCAGCAACGACATCGAGGCGCTGGGCTGCAGCATGGACCAGGACTCGGCCTGA
- the CCM2 gene encoding cerebral cavernous malformations 2 protein isoform X5, whose product MGSGNSPGIVSPFKRVFLKGEKSRDKKAHEKVTERRPLHTVVLSLPERVEPDRLLSDYIEKEVKYLGQLTSIPGYLNPSSRTEILHYIDNAKRAHQLPGHLTQEHDAVISLSAYNVKLAWRDGEDTILRVPIHDIAAVSYVRDDASHLVVLKTAQDPGISPSQSLCAESSRGLTAGSLSESGVGPVEACCLVILAVESKVAAEELCSLLGQVFQIVYTESTIDFLDRAIFDGASTPTHHLSLHSDDSSTKVDMKESYETEASTFSFPECAHAGGVSPLSFCTQTAPHAKTVSESELSATAAELLQDYMLTLRTKLSSQEIQQFAALLHEYRDGASVHEFCINLRQLYGDSRKFLLLGLRPFIPEKDSQHFENFLETIGVKDGRGIITDSFGRYRRAMSSTSTSTSNGNRAAGSSDDQSAPSEGDEWDRMISDISNDIEALGCSMDQDSA is encoded by the exons ATGGGCAGTGGGAACTCG CCTGGAATTGTGTCGCCGTTTAAACGAGTATTCCTAAAAGGTGAAAAGAGTAGAGATAAGAAAGCCCATGAGAAGGTGACAGAGAGGCGCCCTCTGCACACTGTGGTGCTGTCCCTGCCTGAGCGCGTCGAGCCCGACAGACTGCTGAGCGACTATATCGAGAAGGAGGTGAAG TACTTAGGTCAGTTAACATCCATCCCAGGATACCTGAATCCCTCCAGTAGGACTGAAATCCTGCATTACATAGACAATGCAAAG AGAGCCCACCAGCTCCCCGGACACCTGACCCAGGAGCATGACGCTGTGATCAGCCTGTCTGCCTACAACGTCAAGCTGGCCTGGAGGGACGGGGAGGACACCATCCTCAGGGTCCCCATCCATGACATCGCCGCCGTGTCCTACGTGCGGGATGACGCCTCACACCTGGTGGTCCTAAAGACAG CCCAGGACCCCGGCATCTCCCCCAGCCAGAGTTTGTGTGCAGAAAGTTCCAGAGGCCTCACCGCAGGCTCCCTGTCAGAGAGTGGAGTGGGGCCTGTGGAGGCATGCTGCCTGGTGATCCTGGCCGTGGAGAGCAAG GTCGCCGCAGAAGAGCTGTGCTCCCTGCTCGGCCAGGTCTTCCAGATCGTGTACACGGAGTCCACCATCGACTTCCTGGACAGAGCCATATTTGACGGGGCCTCGACACCCACCCACCACCTGTCCCTTCACAGTG ACGACTCTTCCACAAAGGTGGACATGAAGGAGTCCTACGAGACGGAAGCCAGCACTTT CTCCTTCCCCGAGTGTGCGCATGCAGGCGGCGTGTCGCCCTTGTCCTTCTGCACGCAGACGGCGCCCCACGCCAAGACGGTCAGTGAGAGCGAGCTGAGCGCCACGGCCGCCGAGCTGCTGCAGGACTACATGCTCACG CTGCGCACCAAGCTGTCGTCGCAGGAGATCCAGCAGTTCGCAGCGCTGCTGCATGAGTACCGCGACGGAGCCTCGGTGCACGAGTTCTGCATCAACCTGCGGCAGCTCTACGGGGACAGCCGCAAGTTCCTGCTGCTTG GTCTGCGGCCCTTCATCCCCGAGAAGGACAGCCAGCACTTCGAGAACTTCCTGGAGACCATCGGGGTGAAGGATGGCCGCGGGATCATCACCGACAGCTTCGGCAGGTACCGCCGGGCCATgagctccacctccacctccacctccaacgGGAACAGGGCCGCGGGCAGCTCTGATGACCAGTCCGCGCCCTCGGAGGGGGACGAGTGGGACCGCATGATCTCGGACATCAGCAACGACATCGAGGCGCTGGGCTGCAGCATGGACCAGGACTCGGCCTGA
- the CCM2 gene encoding cerebral cavernous malformations 2 protein isoform X3 has product MEEEGKKGKKPGIVSPFKRVFLKGEKSRDKKAHEKVTERRPLHTVVLSLPERVEPDRLLSDYIEKEVKYLGQLTSIPGYLNPSSRTEILHYIDNAKRAHQLPGHLTQEHDAVISLSAYNVKLAWRDGEDTILRVPIHDIAAVSYVRDDASHLVVLKTAQDPGISPSQSLCAESSRGLTAGSLSESGVGPVEACCLVILAVESKVAAEELCSLLGQVFQIVYTESTIDFLDRAIFDGASTPTHHLSLHSDDSSTKVDMKESYETEASTFSFPECAHAGGVSPLSFCTQTAPHAKTVSESELSATAAELLQDYMLTLRTKLSSQEIQQFAALLHEYRDGASVHEFCINLRQLYGDSRKFLLLGLRPFIPEKDSQHFENFLETIGVKDGRGIITDSFGRYRRAMSSTSTSTSNGNRAAGSSDDQSAPSEGDEWDRMISDISNDIEALGCSMDQDSA; this is encoded by the exons CCTGGAATTGTGTCGCCGTTTAAACGAGTATTCCTAAAAGGTGAAAAGAGTAGAGATAAGAAAGCCCATGAGAAGGTGACAGAGAGGCGCCCTCTGCACACTGTGGTGCTGTCCCTGCCTGAGCGCGTCGAGCCCGACAGACTGCTGAGCGACTATATCGAGAAGGAGGTGAAG TACTTAGGTCAGTTAACATCCATCCCAGGATACCTGAATCCCTCCAGTAGGACTGAAATCCTGCATTACATAGACAATGCAAAG AGAGCCCACCAGCTCCCCGGACACCTGACCCAGGAGCATGACGCTGTGATCAGCCTGTCTGCCTACAACGTCAAGCTGGCCTGGAGGGACGGGGAGGACACCATCCTCAGGGTCCCCATCCATGACATCGCCGCCGTGTCCTACGTGCGGGATGACGCCTCACACCTGGTGGTCCTAAAGACAG CCCAGGACCCCGGCATCTCCCCCAGCCAGAGTTTGTGTGCAGAAAGTTCCAGAGGCCTCACCGCAGGCTCCCTGTCAGAGAGTGGAGTGGGGCCTGTGGAGGCATGCTGCCTGGTGATCCTGGCCGTGGAGAGCAAG GTCGCCGCAGAAGAGCTGTGCTCCCTGCTCGGCCAGGTCTTCCAGATCGTGTACACGGAGTCCACCATCGACTTCCTGGACAGAGCCATATTTGACGGGGCCTCGACACCCACCCACCACCTGTCCCTTCACAGTG ACGACTCTTCCACAAAGGTGGACATGAAGGAGTCCTACGAGACGGAAGCCAGCACTTT CTCCTTCCCCGAGTGTGCGCATGCAGGCGGCGTGTCGCCCTTGTCCTTCTGCACGCAGACGGCGCCCCACGCCAAGACGGTCAGTGAGAGCGAGCTGAGCGCCACGGCCGCCGAGCTGCTGCAGGACTACATGCTCACG CTGCGCACCAAGCTGTCGTCGCAGGAGATCCAGCAGTTCGCAGCGCTGCTGCATGAGTACCGCGACGGAGCCTCGGTGCACGAGTTCTGCATCAACCTGCGGCAGCTCTACGGGGACAGCCGCAAGTTCCTGCTGCTTG GTCTGCGGCCCTTCATCCCCGAGAAGGACAGCCAGCACTTCGAGAACTTCCTGGAGACCATCGGGGTGAAGGATGGCCGCGGGATCATCACCGACAGCTTCGGCAGGTACCGCCGGGCCATgagctccacctccacctccacctccaacgGGAACAGGGCCGCGGGCAGCTCTGATGACCAGTCCGCGCCCTCGGAGGGGGACGAGTGGGACCGCATGATCTCGGACATCAGCAACGACATCGAGGCGCTGGGCTGCAGCATGGACCAGGACTCGGCCTGA